The Gardnerella leopoldii genomic interval GGCAGAAGAGACGCATCAAAACGAGCTTGTATTCGAGAAGAAGTTTTAGTAATCAAAGTGTATAACAATGACGCAAGTTGCTTAGTTGCAATATGTTCAACATTTTGCCTTGGAATTTGATCATCATCTTTTTGAGTCACATCTTCCAAAAGAGGACTTACTGGAGTATCTGCTAACTCAATTCCTGAAGAACTTATGCGAACAGTGTCACTAGAAACAGCGTGGTGAGTGATATTGCTAGCAAGTAATCTGCTTAAAGCTTGTGCAGTTTCTGCAACAATAGTTCTTATTGCTTCGTAGCTTAAAGGTGCTTTTTTAAGAGCCAAATAATCATTGATAGTAATACCGCGATCTAAAGCTGTAACAATAATTGCAACAGAATCATGATGCCGTAATTGAAGTACTTGCGTAAACTTGCGGCTATGCGATAAAGCCAAGGTTGATGCAATTGTATTTACTTGCGGCAAAAAACGTGAATCTCGTACAATAAAAAGCTGGCAATCCTGCGTAAGTATGCGGTCATTGGCTTGCCATACTTGCAAGCCTGCTTCGTTGCGCAAAAGCGATACTAATACGTATCGATTTAGTACAATATCTCCTAACCGAGGTTCCATTTGTTCCTCATCTTCCTACGCATGTGCAATAAGTAACTTAACATTTTTTACTAACACATAATTGTACTGGTGAGCCGTCATGTTATGTACAGCATTTTGCTGTTATTGAAATAATTTCCCAAATAATCACATATTTTAAGGAAAAGCTCAATATGAAACTACGCTCTTAGAAGTTTTTGCTGTTAGAAGAATCATGATATTTTGCATCGGATTGTATTCTACGCGGAATTCTAAGATTTTTCTGTTCGTGCTGTGATTGACTTTTTGCAGTTTCTTCAAAAATTTTAGCAAGAGGAGCAAGAGCAGGAATCTTTTGGGCAAGCTTACTAATTATTGGAGCAGACAAATCTACAAGTTCTCTGGTCCTCAAAAGTAAGAGTGCTGACAGATAAACAACAGCAATAATAATTGTTGTTATTGCGCAAATAAGTATTGCGTATACCCACCTTAATACTCCATGCATATGTGGGGAATTGAAGTTTAAAACATGCAATAGCGGTTTACTCACTAAGAAACCAACAACAATAGATACTATTGAAGCAATAATAATTTTTATATGCGTAATTATAAGATTTCGATCATCTAAGTCATTGTTGAAACGATTTCGAAGCATATGAACAAGTGATGGGAAAGTCAAGAAGTAGCTTATTGAAACTGATGAGCCTAAAGCTGTAACCCAATAAGTAGGTGACAGTACATTAATGCAACCGATAAAAGCGAAAAGCTCAGTAAAAAGTTGCGCTGCTGCGAAAATAAAAGGACTTTTACCGTCTTCAAAAGCAAAGAATGTGCGTTGAATAATCAAATAGCTACTAGTTAAAGGCAAGCCAAAAGCTAGCATCATTAGAGGTGCGGACATAAGGTTTGCTTCTTGAACACTTATTGATGGTATTAAAGCTAACGAAATAGGTGTTGGAATAACAATAAAAATGACTGTAAAGAAGCACATAATTATGCTTACATGCCTGAGTGCTTCACTTAAGTCATTGCGCGCGCTATGTAAATCGTGAGATGCAATAGAGCGTGAAATTTTAGGGAAAATTGCTGTTGCAACAGATACTGCAACTAAAGAGTATGGCAATAGGAACATTGTGTAAGCGTTTTGATAAGTAGCATTACCTGCTACTTCAAACTGATCTAATCCTAAACGTTTTTCAGCAACAAATGGGACGCTTGTTGTTATATGCGTAGTAATCATTACAACTATTTGTGTAACAATAACAATGCCCATGCTCCATGCAGCAACAGGGCCCATTGATCTTAAACCGATATCTCGTATACCAAAACTTGGCTTGTAGTGTATTCCGCATTTTATAAGAGGTAGGAATAACACTAAAGCTTGTGCTGCTACGCCGATAGTCCAGAATCCTGCAGTGAGCAAAAGAGTATTGCCATTCCAAAAACTTAGTGGCATCCTATTTGCTTTACCAAAGATGATGATAAAAACGCCAAAGCCTAGGCAACTAATAATATTTGCTGCAACTGAACTCCACGCGTACATGGCAAAATGCTCTTTTGCTGCCAAAACTTGCCCA includes:
- the murJ gene encoding murein biosynthesis integral membrane protein MurJ; this translates as MSSVGRNSVIMASGTAASRITGQIRTILLAAALGTTGLAANAYQAGSMIPQLIYTLVSGGIFNAVLVPQIVRTLEKKNAEERLNKLITFAILLLLALTVLMSIATPVLTMLYAGGSAEMQTLTCSFTLWCMPQIFFYGIYTVLGQVLAAKEHFAMYAWSSVAANIISCLGFGVFIIIFGKANRMPLSFWNGNTLLLTAGFWTIGVAAQALVLFLPLIKCGIHYKPSFGIRDIGLRSMGPVAAWSMGIVIVTQIVVMITTHITTSVPFVAEKRLGLDQFEVAGNATYQNAYTMFLLPYSLVAVSVATAIFPKISRSIASHDLHSARNDLSEALRHVSIIMCFFTVIFIVIPTPISLALIPSISVQEANLMSAPLMMLAFGLPLTSSYLIIQRTFFAFEDGKSPFIFAAAQLFTELFAFIGCINVLSPTYWVTALGSSVSISYFLTFPSLVHMLRNRFNNDLDDRNLIITHIKIIIASIVSIVVGFLVSKPLLHVLNFNSPHMHGVLRWVYAILICAITTIIIAVVYLSALLLLRTRELVDLSAPIISKLAQKIPALAPLAKIFEETAKSQSQHEQKNLRIPRRIQSDAKYHDSSNSKNF